The stretch of DNA TTATTGGGCAGATGCTGGTACACCTAAAGAAGGTAAAAAAGCTATAGAATTATGGATAAAAAATAAAATTGAATTTTCGGCTGTTTTTGCTGCAAGTGATGGCCTTGCAGTCGGTACAATCGATGGGCTTAAGAATACCGGGTTGTTTGTTCCAAAGGATATAGCTGTTGTAGGTTATGACAATAGTTCAATTTCAAAAAGCAATAATCCAAGCTTTACATCAATGGATCAAAATATTCCTCTCTTAGGGGTTACTGCAGTTGAAACAATTATTGATGAATTAAGCAATACATCTCATAGCGGGAGAACGATACTGATAAAGCCAAGCATTGTAAAAAGAAATTCCTGCGGGTGCAGTTATGTCTTTGATGATGACAAAAAAACCACTAGGGAAGACGTTATACAAAAAAACTCTATTATTGAATATCTGGAGGATAATCTTTTCAAGAATTCAGATGTAGGTACAAAGCTGCTTACCTCAAACATTGAAGGCATTAAGAAGCTTTTTCCCGAACTGGTAGATAACTATTCATGGGAGTGTGTAGGCCTCTGGGAGGATGAATCGGCACACAGCAGCTTAAAAATAAACACAATATACAATTTATATAGTAAAATTGATCATAATAACAATATTGATATATATTGTGAAATAGAAAATTTTCCTCCTCAAGAACTGATGCCCGATAAAAACAGCATTAATAGTGACGATGTCATTTGGATAATGCCAATATCTTCAACAACCAGAAACTGGGGAGTCATGTCATATATTAGTCCGTTCAATGAAATAACTACACTTTTAAAATACAATATTTCAGTTGTTCTCATTACTCTTCTTGGCATAGCCATGGATCGTGATGTTGCTAAGACTGAACTGGAAATCGCCTTGGAAACACTGAAGCAAACACAAAAACAACTTATACATTCTGAAAAGATGGCTGCTCTAGGAGGCCTTGTTGCAGGTATAGCCCATGAAGTTAACACACCTGTAGGTGTTAGTGTTACTGCAGCATCCTACTTGGATGAAAAGAATAATGAAATAATAAAACTTTTTGAAGATGGCAAGTTAAAAAAAGGCGATATGGAAAAATATATTAATACCACCATGGAAACACTGAAAATTCTAAATATTAATTTAGCGAGGGCTTCAAATCTGGTTAAAAGTTTTAAGCAAATAGCTGTAGATCAGTCCATGGAAGAAAAACGGAGCTTTGTTATCAAGGACTATATAAGTGAAGTTTTGCTCAGTTTAAATCCCAAGATTAAAAAGACCAAACACAAGATAATAATAAACTGTGACGAGAATATAAAAATATACACATCACCAGGCGGTTTGTCCCAAATAATAACCAACCTTATAGTAAATTCCCTTGTTCATGCCTTTGAGGAAAATGATGAAGGTACAATGATCATAAATGTATCACGGAAAAACAGTGAAATAATTATTGAATACAGTGATAACGGAAGAGGAATAAACGAAAATGATATAAAAAAAATATATGACCCTTTTTTTACCACAAAAAGAGGCAATGGAGGAACAGGACTAGGTCTTAATATTGTATACAACATTATAACTAATGAATACAAGGGAAGTATAAAGTGTAAAAGCACACCTGGAATAGGTACATCATTTACTATCAGAATACCGGAAAAAGAGGTGATTAAATCCGATGGCAAATAATGAGCTTTTGATGGATAGCGAGTATATGGATTTTTTCGATGAATCAACTGATGATATGGCATTGGAGGATAAAGGTAAAAAATGGAAAATTATGATAATTGATGACGACCATGAGGTTCATACCATAACAAAGCTTGTATTAAGTGACTTTGCCTTCAATAATGTCGCAATAGAATTCATAGATGCCTATTCTGCAAAAGAAGCACGTGAATTGTTAAAACAAACAACTGATCTTGCAATAATTCTTCTCGATGTTGTAATGGAGGAAGAGGATTCAGGCCTCAAACTTGTACAATTTATAAGGGAAGAAATAAAAAATCATGAAGTAAGGATAATCCTAAGAACAGGTCAGCCTGGACAAGCACCTGAAAAAAGGGTCATTGTGGATTATGATATTAATGATTACAAGGAAAAAACCGAATTAACGGCTCAGAAGCTGTTTACAACTATTGTTGCATCTCTTAGGGCTTATGAAAGCATTCATCTTACCAATCTAAATAAAAAAGGGTTGGAAAAGGTCATTGAAGCATCCTCATACCTTTTTGAGGTACAGTCAATATCAAAGCTTTCTGCGATTGTTTTAGAGCAGATTAATTCAATGCTGTGCTTTTACAAAAACATACCCTTAAAAGAGCAATGCAGCTTTGTTGCTTTCAAAAAATCCGATGGTTATTATATTACTGCTGCCTCAGGAAATTACACGATGTACCTGAATATGGACATAAAGGGGGTTATACCTCCAAGCATACATTCAGCTATAATTGAGGGAATAAGAGATAAGAGAATATTTACAATCGATACTAATATCGTACTCCATTTTAAAAGCATAACAGAACTTGAGTATATTCTATATTTTGAAGGTGCCAACGATTTTAAGGAGATGGACAAAAGCCTCCTTGAAATATTCAGCCATAATATATCAAATGCTTTTGAAAATGCGGCACTAAATCTTAAGCTTCAGGACACTCAGAAGGAAATAATTTATACTTTGGGCGAAATCGCAGAAGCACGTTCTAAGGAAACAGGAAATCATGTCAAGAGGGTGTCTGAATTTTCAAGGCTTCTTGCTTTAAAATGCGGAATGTCGGATTCGGATGCGGAAACTATTTCCCTTGCTTCTGCCATGCATGATATTGGTAAGCTCGGTGTTCCGGCCAGTATATTAAATAAGCCCGGAAAGCTTACGGTAGAAGAGTTTGAAGTGATAAAGACTCATACTACCATAGGCTATGAAATGCTTAAGAATTCTACAAAGGAAATAATAAGAACAGCAAGTATAATTGCATACCAGCACCATGAAAAATATAATGGAAAGGGCTATCCCAACGGACTTAAAGGTGAGGCAATCCATTTGTACGGACGAATCACGGCAATTGCTGATGTTTTCGATGCTTTAGGAACCATAAGGGTTTACAAACCGGCGTGGAATTTGGAAAAGATACTGGATTATTTCAGGTCTCAGAGGGGAGAACATTTTGATCCGTATTTAGTAGATCTTTTCTTTGAAAATATAGATGAATTCGTTGCCATAAGAAATTCTTTCAAGGATCATGTATAGATTGAATCAATCAATATCAGCTTCCAGTTTTTTATCGATAAAT from Pseudobacteroides sp. encodes:
- a CDS encoding substrate-binding domain-containing protein, which gives rise to MPERLNIGVITKYTEGYYHGALLAGVHQGTKLNNANLFVLNTFMINQFYSDKKKVESYYQLALKHIDGWIILTEGAGMDYINVLVSTGKPVVSIGIYKGECSCTIIKSDNVYGAKEAVEHIISHGHRRIGFIGWKDIDDMVDRYEGYKETLRLNKIPYDPNLVYWADAGTPKEGKKAIELWIKNKIEFSAVFAASDGLAVGTIDGLKNTGLFVPKDIAVVGYDNSSISKSNNPSFTSMDQNIPLLGVTAVETIIDELSNTSHSGRTILIKPSIVKRNSCGCSYVFDDDKKTTREDVIQKNSIIEYLEDNLFKNSDVGTKLLTSNIEGIKKLFPELVDNYSWECVGLWEDESAHSSLKINTIYNLYSKIDHNNNIDIYCEIENFPPQELMPDKNSINSDDVIWIMPISSTTRNWGVMSYISPFNEITTLLKYNISVVLITLLGIAMDRDVAKTELEIALETLKQTQKQLIHSEKMAALGGLVAGIAHEVNTPVGVSVTAASYLDEKNNEIIKLFEDGKLKKGDMEKYINTTMETLKILNINLARASNLVKSFKQIAVDQSMEEKRSFVIKDYISEVLLSLNPKIKKTKHKIIINCDENIKIYTSPGGLSQIITNLIVNSLVHAFEENDEGTMIINVSRKNSEIIIEYSDNGRGINENDIKKIYDPFFTTKRGNGGTGLGLNIVYNIITNEYKGSIKCKSTPGIGTSFTIRIPEKEVIKSDGK
- a CDS encoding HD domain-containing phosphohydrolase → MANNELLMDSEYMDFFDESTDDMALEDKGKKWKIMIIDDDHEVHTITKLVLSDFAFNNVAIEFIDAYSAKEARELLKQTTDLAIILLDVVMEEEDSGLKLVQFIREEIKNHEVRIILRTGQPGQAPEKRVIVDYDINDYKEKTELTAQKLFTTIVASLRAYESIHLTNLNKKGLEKVIEASSYLFEVQSISKLSAIVLEQINSMLCFYKNIPLKEQCSFVAFKKSDGYYITAASGNYTMYLNMDIKGVIPPSIHSAIIEGIRDKRIFTIDTNIVLHFKSITELEYILYFEGANDFKEMDKSLLEIFSHNISNAFENAALNLKLQDTQKEIIYTLGEIAEARSKETGNHVKRVSEFSRLLALKCGMSDSDAETISLASAMHDIGKLGVPASILNKPGKLTVEEFEVIKTHTTIGYEMLKNSTKEIIRTASIIAYQHHEKYNGKGYPNGLKGEAIHLYGRITAIADVFDALGTIRVYKPAWNLEKILDYFRSQRGEHFDPYLVDLFFENIDEFVAIRNSFKDHV